From the genome of Pseudophryne corroboree isolate aPseCor3 chromosome 9, aPseCor3.hap2, whole genome shotgun sequence:
CAAACCAAACCCATTATTCAGCTTCCGATATCCAATTGGTTGGATATGATATATGTCAGATGATGCATTATCTTACCACACAGCTGAACCAATGAGAAACTTAGAATATTAGGCAGTAGGATGGTTTGTTTCACATTGATTATAAAAGCCAAGATCGACCCTTGCTTAGGCGCCATTTTGAGAACAGCGCTCATGAGTGTCAGCGTAAGTAATCTGTATTTACCCACTGCGCCAGAGACCACTAAACCGGGTATGCTGTATTCTATTGATTTTTTACAATAAGATAATTGTATTTCCTGTTAAGGTAAATTTCAAACTTTCATCTAATTCTATTCTTCACAGTTAGAAGAAAATATAGGTCGTTTCAGacaaatacaaaacacacacactcttTATAAATGTTTCCTCCTCAAGATCTACATAATACCGAGTTCACTATCACTAGCTGCTTGGTTTTTTTAGATTAACTCCTTCTGACAGTCAAATGCAGCAATCTACATTAATGTGTTACATCCATCTTAAAGATACCCTCTGCTAACCATACCACACCTCGGCCCTGCATCCATTACAACCAATCGTACTACAGTTACTGGAACAGTTTTATCTGGCtttgtaaacttatctggttttgtgataacatagctgtgttttattgccgttttgcagtcagagtgactgacagtacgttcccaattacaaaatggcgccgattaaactccatgcttggctgcctgttcatcatgctaaagacatctagcatcactgcacagatacacagctatgtcacccaacccttatcacattgcagagccctgcagggtgtggcaactgtgtcttggatgtgaggaaggattattgtcacaacatacatttgtgctatcccacatagataaatacactagggatgactatcgttcatctatgaatcaaattaattcaaggtttatgaccgatgtagaatacttttcccagcgatggtggagaacctatgttttctgtacatcactatctcagcctaaaccaatatttatgtatgttctaaaaatatatatatatatatatatatatatatatattttttttttataacgatCGTAGTTTAGACCACAGCACCCGTGACTCACCACCCCTGATCTTTGATTGGTCAGCGGGTCTTTCATGGAAGCTAGGATGGCCATCTATGACTGAAACCATAtatggtctcccatagcacagttaggggtctattcatgtagcattgaaaagACCTTTTTttggcggtaaacagggcttttctctgcctactgcaattcacagagcgggttaacgtgtagaagtctctgacttctccagcgttacccccgctctgtgcctgaatcgcatcaccatacctttgaatggtgagtgcgattcatgaaggtgtggaaagctctgctttccgcttctccatggagtccaggttcgccatctcaggacgccgtaacctgaactgtagtgcggagacatcagggaagctcaatgcttccccgatcactgctctgcacctcgcgctggctctgccccccgacctcacagcaactactgcgggctgacgggaggtaaacaccctgcgcatgcgcaaagtgaccctccgctgtaccccgcgcatcgctgggaaggaccgctggagcagacctcaccgcaatagccctagacaccgcagcgcatcgtcttaagggtaagtatacattaattgctacttatcacagctatacatcgcatcaaagcaatgcgatgtgtagtgataagtatcaattatgttttcgttttctgtatgaatagaccctttagtgaccatatttgtccactcacacttttcacatcgcagctgaacacacccatggccatcccacttaaaacactgttacttgagaaatagttatgctgctgatattgatttggtattgccatgagcggttatttgtgcattcaagcagtgcatacgcccagtgcgctgcgtcctgtgtccgcagtcaccgccgcctgcccgctccccgtctgcagcagacgccgtggactgtgtgggcgtccgctgtagccgtctccagtgacagatactagaggtcattactgacctctagtgtctgtacgtcgctgctatggcagagatctcatgacgtctctcccatagtgatctattcatgaagcattgaaaagtgtgttaaagtgagccagtggagaagttgtccatggcaaccaatccgctgatatgtataatgtataatgtaaaatatttcataaaagaaaaaaaatatgaaaaaaaaaaatctcaaacacgttgtgattcacaatgaaggcaggaaagtgatcgtacccttatatttggtgtgagccgcaggtgttgagaaagcagTAGGCTCCAGAGTTTAGAATCACAAATGTTACCCAAAGCATGCAGAGATTGTCCGTCTTGATTATGGAATAAGGCACAGCATGGCAAACCAACGCGTTTCTggactatgctgtccctttttcaaggtctatatcaggtttgaataattttaacattgatggggagaaacagatggtttactaccatcgatggatgtttcaaggctagtgaattatttggcatctaagtatcagtgcatggctccagataaattgaaaacataattcttaattaataaatgattaatagaaaaaaattatagaacatatatatagaaTTATTTAGTAAATCTTTGTCTTTATTTAGATTGTCTTAGTTTTAAAAAATGGCAGAGGGTGGTAGCAGAAAACGAACCTCACTTACTCAAGATGAAGCTGAAACATCTCACAGTCAGAAGAGTCACAGTGATGCTTCTCATGATGAATATGAATCTCCTGATGAAGGAAGCATCCACAGGGCCCCAAAGTTCACAGATGATGAAACAGACACCCTCATTGACCAAGttattcatcatacatgtcagctatttggtcccgaagcttttaatgtacaccagaaatttaaaaataatacttgggaagaaatagcaaaatctgtgtctacagctcgagatatacatcgaactcctgaaagctgcaaaaagagactacgtgactgtaagaggaagacaaatcataaaataaagtgtagaagaaaactccaaaaggtttgggagaaaaaactagaagagcactttagaatggtacaagatgacgagaggccacccactggttcccagggtaactattttacaaactataaatatgtatataactatatctagatagatagatagatagatagatagatagatagatatattagcgtattgtccatgaaaaatatcaatccaccagatgtgtgtgtgtctatatctatatacacacaaacataggtgGAGTATGCCATAGCCCAATAtcaatcaataaaataaaaaatgtttacacatatattttaatgggagagtaagatagtgaaaaatttgttttatgatggcaaatgtgaaaataattattttaatacacaacattataaagaaaattacataaattgaccttcaggctgtttgtataatgtgtatatgaaacaaattaattgtgtaaatatacacacactttgtttaatgcacaaagtatgttaaaaaattgtataaaatgaccttacgggtttgtgtataatgtgtatattaaacataaatgcactctgtgcttcaatttggacaccatcgccatgcgatctcattatgatatgcagttagtacaaatactttcaaattgtatatccaaattagtacctgaacccatcatttaggataaggtttactcaatgtgtgtgtgtgtgtgtgtgtgtgtgtgtgtgtgtgtgtgtgtgtgtgtgtgtgtgtgatattaaaatgtttagtaactgtaatatttttattttattttttatatttgctaaagaacttaaggttgctcaagaaaaaaatcaaaagaaaacacataagaaaaagcagaagaatttggaagagcaacagtctggtaaaaaatttaaaacaaaagtaaaaacgttacaactaaacagtaaataatgtttgcaatattgtatgatgttatatcgtgagttagataataaatagtttatgtaagatatttcaaaatatagtgcatatgaaaacatatactgttaatttctttgttctattgagccaaaataaatactttggtcataattaaaaatcaatgtaatttttttttttaaatacatatataattattagcTGAAAAAAATAGTTAATTGCTAAgtaaatgctagtataatcaaaataaattaattaaattaaaatctctTACTTATGTCTCTCGTTTTATCAACGAGATATACCAAAAGTTAACTGATTACTTTGTAATTGATTATCAATAATTACACTTATAAAGGACATTCTACGAACGCTGCTGCCGCCAATGGGTAAAATTGCAGGCGCAAAGGAGAATTATGCCATTCTTTGTCAGCCCAATCCTGCTGCTGATGCTACTCTTCTAAATGCTGTAAATGTGTGGACTACAGGCAACCCTCactatgttatatatgtaagatatccgaacttaattttttcatgtaggaggtcattaggtagataaacattgattgggctactaaaagtcaacatttattatgtagacatggtcattagattgacatgagaaataagtagacctgagtccaaccttcttaatttaattagttatttttcttcctatttaaggatcaacttggacaacaattgggaatgggaacctgcaaataatacagcggtagctgagctaggcaccttacacaacacatcacttaacgaGGAATGTGAGAACAAAAACAGAATTAAAAACCCATGTTGAAATTTTTTACTATATAACTAAGTACCGACAACCCTTCTCCATACACTTATGTCTTGTCACTATTCATCCACGCAAGGCCGACCAGTAATGATTTTTAACTGTCACCCCCTTACCGGCCACACAGATAAGTGTTAGAGCTTTGTATTAGactcaccttttttttttacagatttttagtcaaatatttccacagtgtgttgtaaattgctacctactttcctgagttagcgttgaacctaaaaacatacacacatgctatctagcatcttattctaattttataaacaTGCCCTCCTACTGTAAAATAATATTGTGCTAGCTATAATGTTTTACCCTATGTTGTAGAAATAAATCAAAAATTGGATTAGAAGCTATATTATTGAGCCAAAAAGGCTTTTTTTCtgttgtaataaaataataataataaatataataaaatattatatgtattaaaaaatattagtaaaaaaatataagtaaatacatttttgaggtatgctttacacagttttataatgctagaaatattgtaatgtctatcaaatattatgtatttatatgtatgcaatgttaaatatacctattatttatttcaggttcctttacaacaatttcaaggaaagtttctttttctgaaacaaaaacagttatgacagacaattttcctccaactgcggatgaaccatcagtgatgccacatattttaacattGGACAATCCTTCCATGGTGGACGAACCATCAATGCTGCATCATGATGCAACAGCGGACCATGCTACCATGTTGGACCAACCATCAATGCTGCAACATACTTCGACAGTGGATGATACTTCCTTTGTGGCCGAACCATCAATGCTGAAACATTCGGCAAGAGTGGATGATCATTCCACGGCGGACCAAACATCAATGATGCAAGAATATTCTTCTGTGGTTCAAAGTTCCACTACGGTAGAGACTTCCACGGTAAATGAAACATCCATGAGGCAAGAACAATCAACAATGGATGATCCTTTCATGGAGGAAGAAAATTCAACCATGCTAAACCCTTTAATGTTAGATAAAGGTATTTATTTTGATCAATATAATTAAAATGTACTATCATTGATATTCAATATGGTTAAAAACTATGTTTAAGATTAATGGTATTTATCTATTATGTTTTAAGCCATAGAAAGCAACATGGTGACTGCCACACAGACACAGGATAACATTAATGAGGAGCCTGTATTGCACAGCCAGAAAAGTAATATTGATACAGAAGATACCAACCAGGTGGAATtgaatgcagagactgcacattctagtgtaattgaccatggtcttcaagaccaattcctggactctacaaatcaaggtaaatttttttaatgtataaaacatagattttaatgagatccactatcattaatagatactggtttttttataacttgattttttggttcttctaactatacttaataaattgtctgtaaattgatgtattaactgtacctagaactttttatacacacagaatgtgacgttagcagatcacaaaccattagccaacaggattctttaaaggaaaccatgcagctaattgagaggaatagaaatgaagaaatgaaaaaaattgaacatcaaataaatcagctgaataataatatacagattctcaacacaacacaaagacaacagaatcaagcacttgtcactcttgcaaatttttacgatcatcttgtttcatcacagaatgtggcagcaatcaactaccaacagatgcagcacagtataaatcaaatgctagcatggcagtatgagactattaccatcacacgcatgatttccactttcatgcaactgttgacagaagaaagacaaagaatgtccagatcagataatccttcttgtatatccaatgctacagcaggaacctttgtatccagctgtacacgtggagactatgtaacaagctctacacacagagagtatgcaacgagcgctgcacctggaacctatctatacaccactttaccaggagaatctgtatccacccctgcagcaggaacagatgtatccaccactttaccaggaccctatgtatccaccactgcaacagtaacctatgtatccaccactttaccagtatactctgtatccactgctgcagcaagtaccaatgtttccaccactttaacaggaccatatgcatcctacactttaccaggaccctatgtatccaccactgcagcaggaccctatctatccactactttaacaggaccctatgtatcctcgacattatcagaaccctatgtatccatccctgcaccaagaccctatgtatccactactttaacaggaccctatgtatcctcgacattatcaggaccctatgtatccatacgtgaaacaggaccctgtgtatcctccacttttgcaggaccctatgcatccatccctgcaccaagaccctatgtatccaccactgcaacagaaccctatgtatgcacgactgtaacaggacactatgtatcctcaactttagcagaaccctatgtatccatccctgcatcaagaccctatgtatccactacttttacaggaccctatgtatcctccacttcagcaggaccctatgtatccaccactgcaacagaaccctctgtatccacgactataacaggacactatgtatcctcaattttagcagaaccctatgtatccatccctgcatcaagaccctatgtatccactacttttacaggaccctatgtatcctcca
Proteins encoded in this window:
- the LOC134957530 gene encoding serine-rich adhesin for platelets-like isoform X1, which gives rise to MAEGGSRKRTSLTQDEAETSHSQKSHSDASHDEYESPDEGSIHRAPKFTDDETDTLIDQVIHHTCQLFGPEAFNVHQKFKNNTWEEIAKSVSTARDIHRTPESCKKRLRDCKRKTNHKIKCRRKLQKVWEKKLEEHFRMVQDDERPPTGSQELKVAQEKNQKKTHKKKQKNLEEQQSGSFTTISRKVSFSETKTVMTDNFPPTADEPSVMPHILTLDNPSMVDEPSMLHHDATADHATMLDQPSMLQHTSTVDDTSFVAEPSMLKHSARVDDHSTADQTSMMQEYSSVVQSSTTVETSTVNETSMRQEQSTMDDPFMEEENSTMLNPLMLDKAIESNMVTATQTQDNINEEPVLHSQKSNIDTEDTNQVELNAETAHSSVIDHGLQDQFLDSTNQELFIHTECDVSRSQTISQQDSLKETMQLIERNRNEEMKKIEHQINQLNNNIQILNTTQRQQNQALVTLANFYDHLVSSQNVAAINYQQMQHSINQMLAWQYETITITRMISTFMQLLTEERQRMSRSDNPSCISNATAGTFVSSCTRGDYVTSSTHREYATSAAPGTYLYTTLPGESVSTPAAGTDVSTTLPGPYVSTTATVTYVSTTLPVYSVSTAAASTNVSTTLTGPYASYTLPGPYVSTTAAGPYLSTTLTGPYVSSTLSEPYVSIPAPRPYVSTTLTGPYVSSTLSGPYVSIRETGPCVSSTFAGPYASIPAPRPYVSTTATEPYVCTTVTGHYVSSTLAEPYVSIPASRPYVSTTFTGPYVSSTSAGPYVSTTATEPSVSTTITGHYVSSILAEPYVSIPASRPYVSTTFTGPYVSSTSAGPYVSTTATEPSVSTTVTGHYVSSILAEPYVSIPASRPYVSTTFTGPYVSSTLSGPYVYNNLHGDYVSTAYRGLNVSTTAPGPYLLKPKPGHSESTTGQIASESTADSGPSESTAATGKYKSTAAPVPSEYSPENTNLRSIAVASEVHSRLQLAYRPSSSYDENMDLRVRLERANIQIQHWKRQEANDEDEA
- the LOC134957530 gene encoding serine-rich adhesin for platelets-like isoform X2, producing MAEGGSRKRTSLTQDEAETSHSQKSHSDASHDEYESPDEGSIHRAPKFTDDETDTLIDQVIHHTCQLFGPEAFNVHQKFKNNTWEEIAKSVSTARDIHRTPESCKKRLRDCKRKTNHKIKCRRKLQKVWEKKLEEHFRMVQDDERPPTGSQELKVAQEKNQKKTHKKKQKNLEEQQSGSFTTISRKVSFSETKTVMTDNFPPTADEPSVMPHILTLDNPSMVDEPSMLHHDATADHATMLDQPSMLQHTSTVDDTSFVAEPSMLKHSARVDDHSTADQTSMMQEYSSVVQSSTTVETSTVNETSMRQEQSTMDDPFMEEENSTMLNPLMLDKAIESNMVTATQTQDNINEEPVLHSQKSNIDTEDTNQVELNAETAHSSVIDHGLQDQFLDSTNQECDVSRSQTISQQDSLKETMQLIERNRNEEMKKIEHQINQLNNNIQILNTTQRQQNQALVTLANFYDHLVSSQNVAAINYQQMQHSINQMLAWQYETITITRMISTFMQLLTEERQRMSRSDNPSCISNATAGTFVSSCTRGDYVTSSTHREYATSAAPGTYLYTTLPGESVSTPAAGTDVSTTLPGPYVSTTATVTYVSTTLPVYSVSTAAASTNVSTTLTGPYASYTLPGPYVSTTAAGPYLSTTLTGPYVSSTLSEPYVSIPAPRPYVSTTLTGPYVSSTLSGPYVSIRETGPCVSSTFAGPYASIPAPRPYVSTTATEPYVCTTVTGHYVSSTLAEPYVSIPASRPYVSTTFTGPYVSSTSAGPYVSTTATEPSVSTTITGHYVSSILAEPYVSIPASRPYVSTTFTGPYVSSTSAGPYVSTTATEPSVSTTVTGHYVSSILAEPYVSIPASRPYVSTTFTGPYVSSTLSGPYVYNNLHGDYVSTAYRGLNVSTTAPGPYLLKPKPGHSESTTGQIASESTADSGPSESTAATGKYKSTAAPVPSEYSPENTNLRSIAVASEVHSRLQLAYRPSSSYDENMDLRVRLERANIQIQHWKRQEANDEDEA